A window of Nocardiopsis sp. Huas11 genomic DNA:
CGCCGCCAGCGGCGCGGACCGCCCGCACGGCGCGAACGGCGCCACAGGGCCGCGGCTGTCGCGGGAACTCACCACCATGCGCAGGCCCATGCTGTGGGTCGTCTACGCGATCACCGTCCTGACCACCGCGGCGTACATGATCACGTTCAACTTCCTGGCGGCCATCCTCACGGAGGTCACCGCCGTACCCCAGGTCTGGATCCCGGTCGTCCTCGCGCTGTTCGGGGTCGGCGCCGTCGTCGGCCTGTCCGTCGGCGGCCGGGTCTCCGACCGGTTCCCCCACGCCACGCTCCTCACCGGCGTGTCGGCGCTCGTGGTCCTGTCGGTGGTCATGGCCGCCGCGGCCCAGCAGGTCTGGGCGGTCCTGCCCACGGTCCTGCTGATGGGGTTCGCCGCCTTCGTGCTGAACCCGGCCCTCTACGGCCGTGTCTTCGCCATCGCGGCCGACGCGCCGACCCTCGCCGGCGCCACCACGGTGTCGGCCTTCCAACTGGGCATCAGCGCCACACCCGCCCTCGCGGCGGTCGCGCTCACCCAGGGGGCCGCCCTGACCTCGGTGTCCGTGATCGGGGCCGTCCTCGCCGCGGCCGCGGTGCCCCTCATCCTGCTGGACCGGACTCGACGGGGCTCCTGACGTACCGCCGGAATCCCCTTGCCCCGCGGGCGATCCTGATCTAGCGTTGACTCCGTGACCAGATTTGAAATCTGGTCACGGAGTCACGAGACGGGGAGGTGAGGATATGGTCGACGCTCAACGCTGGTGAACACCGGCCCCCACCATGTCCCCGTCTCCCAGGAGCACCCCGTGGCCCAGGCCGAACAGTCCATGACCAGATCCGCCCAGCGGGAGCAGCGGGCCGCACGCATCCTGGACGCGGCCGGCGAGCTCCTCGTCACCTGGGGCTATCCCAAGATCACCATCGAGGACGTCGCCCGACGGGCCGGCGTGGGCAAGGGCACGGTCTACCTGCACTTCCCCACCAAGGAGGTGCTCTTCCTGGTGGTCGTGCTCCGGGCCCAGGCGGGGCTGACCGACCATCTCGCCAGCACGATGCGCCGGAGCCCCGAGGGGATCCTGCCGAGCGCGATGGCCCGCTCCGTCTACCTGTCCATGGGCGATTCGCCGGTCATCAGCGCCATCATGACCGGCAGGAGCGAGACCCTCGGGACCCTCGCACGCGCAGCCGCCGAGCACAGCCGCGAGCTGGTCGCCGACCGCATCACGACCTCGCACGCGTACTTCGACCTGCTCATCGAGCACGGCCTGCTCCGGAGCGACCGGCACCGGGACGACCTCGTCTACGCCTTCATGTCGATCATGACCGGCCACCTGTTCGCCGAGTCGTTCGTGACCGTGCAGCCCGGGCTCGCCCCGCCGGAGACCCCCGAGCACCGTGCCGACATCCTGGCCGACACGGTCCGGGCGGCTCTGGGCGAGGAAGGAACGACCGACGCGCTCACCGCCGCCTGGCCCGAAGTGGCCGCTCTGTACGAGGAGCTGGCCCGCCGGGCCCGGGCGGAGGTCGACCGCTACACGCAGTCCACACGCGACACCTGACGGAGGGGCCGATGACGGCCACGACACCATCCGCATCCGACCAGACCATCGACCTGCAGGATCCCGAACTGGCATCCGACCCCGACGCCCTGATCAGGCGGGTCCGGGCGGTCGGCGGGACGGCTCCGGGCAGGTTCGTCGGCGGTCTCGACGTCACCCTGTTCGCTTCCGACGAGGACACCCGCACGATCCTGAGCGACCGGCGCTTCGTGGTCGACCCCGCCAACGCCGTCGGCGGAACCTCGGCCAAGAGCACCGCCCAGATGTTCGAGAGCCTGGGGCTGGCGCCGGAGCTGGTCGTCTACATGACCGAGAGCATCCTCGGCAAGGACGGCTCCGACCACACACGGCTGCGCAAACTGGTCTCCCGGGCCTTCACCGTGCGCCGCGTCAACGAGCTGCGCCCCAGCGTCCAGCGCATCACGGACGACCTCCTGTCCCGCCTGCCCGACCACGCCGAGGACGGCGTCGTCGACCTCCTGGAGCACTTCGCCTACCCGCTGCCGATCACGGTGATCTGCGACATGGTCGGCGTCCCGGAACGGGACCGGCCCCTGTGGCGGGAGTGGAGCCGGGCCCTCGCGGAGTTCGACCCCACCGCCCCCGAGCGGATGAACGCCACGCTCGGCGAGATGATCGACCACATCAAGGCGATGATCGCCCAGCGCCGGGCGGCACCGCACGACGACCTGCTCGACGCCCTGATCTCGGCACGGGACGAGGACGGCGGACGGCTCAGCGAGCCGGAGCTGATCACCATGGTCTTCACGCTCGTCATCGCCGGGCACGAGACCACGGCCAACCTCCTCGCGAACGGCACCCACGCCCTGCTGACCCACCGCGACCAGTGGGACGCGCTGCGGGCCGACCCGGGGCTGCTGCCGTCGGCCGTCCACGAGATGCTCCGCTGGTGCGGCATCGCCCTCGTGACGCAGCTGCGCTACGCCTCCGAGGACGTCGAGCTCAGGGGCGGACGCGTGTCCCGGGGCGAGCCGGTGGTGGCCGTGCTCGGGGCGGCCAACCGGGATCCCGACGTGTACCCCGAACCCGATCGGTTCGACATCACCCGCCACCACGGCAAGCCCGGTGAGGCGCACGTCGGGTTCGGCCACGGCCTGCACTACTGCCTGGGCGCGGCCCTGGCGAGGCAGGAGGCCCAGGTGGCCTTCCAGGCCCTCACCGCCGCCTACCCGGACCTGGCCCTGGTGCCCGGACGTGAGCCCGAGTTCGTTCCCAAGCCGGGCAACCGGCGGTTCAAGGACCTGCACGTGCGGCTCTGACCGCAGCGGCGGCACGGCAGAGGCCTCCGGCACCATGCCGGAGGCCTCCTCGTCATCGTCCGTGAAGCCGTCAGGCGTCGCAGCACCCGCCGACGGCGGCGGGCTGCTCGGCCGGCACGCCGACCTTGGGCATGCCCAGCAGGACCTCGGGCTTGTCGGCCCGCACGGGCGCGCCGTTGCGGGCCGCCCACGCGTCACCGGCCCTGGTGCGCCGCAGCTCACGGATACCGGAGTCGGCCACCAGGTGGTGCGGTGCGGCGTAGGTGACGCCGACCGTGACCGTGTCGCCCGGGCGCGGCCGCTCGCCGTCGCCCACCGCGAAGTGCACCAGGCGGTTGTCGGGGGCGCGGCCCGAGAGGCGGTGGTGCTCGCCGTCCTTCTTGCCCTCGCCCTCGGCGACCAGCAGCTCGACCTCGCGCCCGACCAGCTTCTGGTTCTCCTCCCAGGAGATCTGGTCCTGGAGGTCGACGAGGCGCTGGTAGCGGTCCTTGACGACCTCCGGCGGCACCTGGTCGTCCATGGTGGCGGCCGGGGTGCCGGGACGCTTGGAGTACTGGAAGGTGAACGCCATGGCGAACCGCGCCTCGCGCACCACGTGCAGCGTCTCGGCGAAGTCCTCCTCGGTCTCGCCGGGGAAGCCCACGATGATGTCGGTGGTGATGGCGGCGTCCGGCATGGCCGCGCGGACCTTGTCCACGATCCCCAGGAAGCGCTCCTGGCGGTAGGAGCGGCGCATGTCCTTGAGGACCTTGCTGGACCCCGACTGCAGCGGCATGTGCAGCTGCGGCATCACGTTGGGGGTCTGGGCCATCGCCTCGATGACGTCGTCGGTGAAGTCGCGCGGGTGCGGGGAGGTGAAGCGGACCCGCTCCAGACCCTCGATCTCGCCGCAGGCGCGCAGGAGCTTGGAGAAGGCCTGGCGGTCGCCGAACCCGCTGCCGTAGGCGTTGACGTTCTGCCCGAGCAGGGTGATCTCGCTGACGCCCTCGTCCACGAGCGCCCGCGCCTCGGCGAGCACGTCGCCGGGGCGGCGGTCCTGCTCCTTGCCGCGCAGCGCGGGCACGATGCAGAAGGTGCACGTGTTGTTGCAGCCCACCGAGATCGACACCCACGCGGCGTAGGCGGACTCACGGCGGCTGGGCAGCGTGGACGGGAAGTGCTCCAGCGACTCGGCGATCTCCACCTGGGCCTCGCGCTGGACGCGGGCGCGTTCCAGCAGGGTCGGCAGGGAGCCGATGTTGTGGGTGCCGAACACGACGTCGACCCAGGGGGCGCGGCGGACGATCTCGCCGCGGTCCTTCTGGGCGAGGCAGCCGCCCACGGCGATCTGCATCCCGGGGTTGGCGTCCTTGACCGGACGCAGGTGCCCGAGGTTGCCGTAGAGGCGGTTGTCGGCGTTCTCGCGAACCGCACAGGTGTTGAAGACGACGATGTCTGCTGCGGTGTCCTCGGCTGCTCGCGCGTACCCAGCGTCCTCCAGCAGGCCGGAGAGGCGCTCGGAGTCGTGGACGTTCATCTGGCAGCCGTAGGTCCGCACTTGGTAGGTACGACTCTGGCTCACCGCTCCAGGCTATCCGCTGCCGTTACTGATTCTGTAGTCGGATATCGGCGACCCGGACATTTCCACCCGGAAGGTCCGTACCGGTCACAGCAGCCGTGCCCCCGGCCGCAGCGGCCGGGGGCACGGAAGGAGGAGCGGGGCGAGCCGATCAGTCCTTGGCGCCCTCTCCGGATTCGGCGGCGGAGCCCGCCTCGGCGCCGTCGGCGGATCCGGCGGGGCCGGTGACCGGCTCAGGACCGCCGCGGCGGCTGGTCCGCACCTTTTCGTAGCCGATGACCGCCACGATCAGCGCGAGGCCGATCACGTTGGTCGTCCAGCTCGCGGAGACCAGCATCAGACCGCCCACGATGACCGCCAGACGCTGGTACCAGGCCATCGGCCGGTCCAGATAGCCCACGAGTCCCAGGGCCACCATCGCCGCGCCCACGATGCCGGTCACCGCGGCCACCGTGCCGGACACCCACGTCACGTCCTGGAGCAGCAGCTCCGGCGAGAACACGAACATGTACGGCATGACGAAGGCCGCGATCGCGATCCGCACCGCGTAGAAGCCGGTGCGGATCGGGTCGCCGCCGGAGATGCCCGAGGCCGCGTAGGCGGCCAGGCAGACCGGCGGGGTGATGTCGGCCAGGACGCCGAAGTAGTACACGAACAGGTGCGCCATCAGCAGCATCGCGAGCGTGCGGGTCTCGAACTCGCCCTGGAGCACGGCCACGATCGCCGGCGCGGCCAGGGTGGCCGTGATGACGTAGTTCGCGGTCGTGGGCAGGCCGATGCCCAGGACCAGGCAGGCGATCATCGACATCACCAGGACGAGGAACAGGTCGACCCGCATGGTCGAGACCGCCTCGGTCCCGAAGTCCGCGCCCGCCCCGGTCCACGCCAGCACCGGCGAGGTCGCCACCGACGTCAGCAGCGAGGCGAAGGCGGAACTGATCCCCTCGGCCAGGCCCAGGAGGCCGCGGCTGAGCTTGAGTCCCAGGTCCGTGGTGGTGATGACGCCCGCGATGATGCCCGCGGACGCGCACGCGACGATGATCGGGATCGCCAGGCGCGAGGCGCCCACGAGGCCGTCCAGGAACCCGTGCAGGTTGAGCTTGTCCTCCTCGGAGTCCTTCCAGGACGTGAACAGGGCCATGGCGACCATACCGATCGCGGCCAGCAGCAGGGAGATGACCATCGCCTGCATGCCGCGGTTCATCCCGGTCAGCAGGGTCTCCACGCCCACGACCACCAACCCCGCGGCCGCCGCGGCAATGATGATCGGCAGGGACAGGCGCAGGGCGTTCGCCGCGGCCACGCGCGGGGCCTGGGGGCGCAGGCGGCCGTCCACGCGCGTCCAGGGCAGCGTGATGAACTGGATGAGCAGGTTCATGGCGACGGTCGCCACGACGGCGCCCATCGCCGAGAACATCGGCGAGTAGCCCATGGACAGCAGGGCGAAGATCGCGATGACCGGCGCGAGCAGGTACCCGCGGGTGAGCATGAGCACGCGCAGGTTGGGCAGCATCTCCCGGGGCAGGCCGCCGATCCCCATGCGCTTGGCGTCGTAGTGCACGACCACGTACTGGGAGACGAAGAACATCACCGCCGGGATCGCCGCGGCCGTGAGGATCTGCTGGTAGCTGGCCCCGGTGAACTCGATCATGATGAAGGCGCCCGCGCCCATGATCGGCGGCATGATCTGGCCGCCGGTGGAGGAGGCGGCCTCGACCGCCCCCGCGTACTCGGGCTTGTAGCCGGACTTCTTCATCATCGGGATGGTGAAGGCGCCGTTGGAGACGGTGTTGGCCACCGAGCTGCCGGTGATCGTGCCCGAGAAGGCGCTCGTGACGATGCCGACCTTGGCCGTACCGCCCGTCGAGTGGCCGGTGGCGCCCAGCGCCAGGTCGGTGAAGAACCGCTCCATGCCGGTCCGCTGCAGCATCGCGGCGAAGATCATGAACAGGAAGATGAACGTGGCCGAGATCCCCAGCGGGGTCCCGAAGACGCCCTCCGTGCTCACGTACAGGTTCGTGACGATCTGGTCGACGCTGGACCCGCGGTGGCGCAGGAAGCCCGGCATGGACTGGCCGAAGTAGGCGAAGGCGATCAGCGCCGACGCCAGCACGACCAGGGCGGGGCCGAGCACCCGGCCGGCCGCCACGAGGATCAGCAGGATGCCGATCGTGCCGACCATGACGTAGGTCGGGTTGAGGATGCCGACCGTGGTGACGATGGCGCGGTAGTTGACGAACATGTACAGCCCGGCGAACAGGCCCAGTCCCGCCAGCACCACGTCGAACACGGGCATGCCCATGATCGTCACGTGCGTGTAGCGGGCCAGCTGCACGATCACCAGGATCGCCAGCGCCGGACCGACCACGTTCCATCCGGCGATCCCGGACAGGGACATGTAGGCCAGGGCCGCCGCGCCGGTGGCGGTCAGGCCCCACCGCGTGACGGCCGGCCACAGCCAGTCCGGGAACACCGACGGATGGCGCAGGAGGGCGACGGCCAGGGCGAGGGCGACCACGACCAGGACCAGGCCCAGGATGGGGAGGAAGAAGAACCCGCCGGCCGCGTCACTGGTGACCAGGTCGAGGGAGATCAGCGCGGCGCCGATGAGAAGCGTCCAGCCGGCCGCGGCCTGGGGGCGTGTGGCCGCCTCCGACGCGCGCGTACGCCACAGGTACCAGCCCGCGGCACCGAGGAGGACGAGCGCCAGCCCGCCGAACACCGCCTGCGGCAGGTACAGGTACATGCTCGTGTTGGAGCCGGACAGGGTGCCGACCGCGAGGTAGCCCACCAGGAGGCCGCTGAAGGCCATGCTGATGCCGTAGAAGGGGCCGTGGGAGCCCGTTCCGCGCGGTTTGGTGGGGTAGAGCAGGAAGACCAGGCCGAGGCCGAGGGCCAGGTGGAAGGAGCGCTGCTGCAGAGGGGGCAGCGTCTGGGTGAAGGCGGTCCACAGGTGGAACATCGCCAGGGCCAGGGCGACGAAGAACACGCTCCAGCGCCAGATGGTCTGGAGTTGGCTGCGGGTCCCCTCGATCCCCGTGTCCTCGGTGTAGTCGTGCGCCTCCAGCGCCTCGAGGTCCTTCTGGATACCGGCGAGGTCCTCGGTGGAGGACGCACCGGCGATCGTGTCGCCCCCGCCGGTGGGGTCGCCACCGGGGTCGCCGGCGGCTTTGGGGTCGGTCGTCATCAACCTCGTCCTTCTCATGGGCGGGGGATTCCCCCATCACTCACCGGGTGGGGCCACCCGATGCGTTTGCACGTACAGTTCCACTCCCGCGCCCGGTCCAACCAGATCCAGGAGCCGGATCCGGCGGCCACCTGCGGCCAATCTGTGGTCGACGTCGGCGGTCCCGACCACCATGCGCACGGTCCCGAGCGGGCGGCCCTGGTGGTCGACCACGTAGCCGGATCCGTCACGGACGAACGTGGTGGTCACGCCGTCGATGGTCTCGGGTCCGGAGGGGAGGTTGGCTCCGTGCGCGTCGAAGCGCATCTCCTCCATCGCCAGTCCCGCGTCGGCCAAGACCGAGTACACCTCATGCACCGGTCTACGGTGCACCGAGTGCGTGTGGGTGAGCTCGATCCGGTCCCCGACGGCCATCGGCACCTGCACCAGGGGCGGCGCGGCCCCGGCCGCCGGATCGGACAGCGCCCGCACCGCGAACCACGCGGTGCCCGTGTCGGCCGCACCGGTCGCCGCCACCAGGACCACCAGGGCGGCGGCCGCCGCGCCCGCGAACCGGCCGATCGCCGACCTCACAAGCGCAGGGCCGCCCGGCGTCCACCGAGCGGCCCTGAGCGGATCGGACATCAGTCGAGGACGCCCTGCTCCTGGTAGTAGCGCTCGGCGCCCGGGTGCAGCTCCATCGTGCCCAGGCCGTCGAGAGCGGTCTCCAGCTGGACCTGGCCGCCGACGTCGTGGCCGATGTCACCGGCGTTCTCGTACATGACGCGGACCAGGTCGTAGGCCATGTCGTCGTCGAGCCCGGACGTGCCGTAGAGCGCCGCCCACTGGGTCAGCGTGTCGACGTCCTCGTCCTGGCCGTTGTACGTGCCGCCGGGGATGGTGAGCGAGCTGTAGCTCGGGTCGAGCTCGAAGAGGCTCTCGGCCTCCTCGCCGTCGATCGGCAGCAGCCGGACCTCGTTGCTCGCACCGATCTCGACGATGCCGGCGGCGGGCACCGACAGGATGCCGAACGCGGCGTCGACCTGGTCGTCGCCCAGGGCCGTGGCTGCGTCGCCGAAGGTGCTGTCGGAGGCGTTGATGTCCTCGTCCGGGTCCAGGCCGTAGGCCTCCAGGATCTGGCGCGCCGCGACCTCGGTACCGCTGCCGGGCGGGCCGATCTCGACGTTGGCGCCCTCCAGGTCGGCGATCGACTCGATGTCGGAGTCGGCCTTGACCACGACCTGCATGACCTCGGGGTAGATGTTGCCGAGGGCGAGGATGTCGTCCGGGCTGGCCAGCGGCTCCTCCTCGAAGGGGCCGGTGCTCTCCTGGGCCTGCATCGCCACGCCGTTGATCGCCATGACCAGCTCGCTCTGGTCGATCGCGCCGGCTTCCTCGTCCTCGGTCTCGCCCTCGAGCGCGCGCATGTTCTGCACCGAGGCGCCGGTGGCGAAGGTGTCGACCTGGAGGCCGTCGATGTTGCTGCTCCACAGCTGCGCGATCTCGCCACCGAGCGGGTAGTACGTACCGCCGGTGGATCCGGTCGCAAGCTGGAGGAAGGTCTCCCCGTCCCCTTCGGCCTCACCCGGCCCCTCCACGTCCTCCGGGGCGGCGCACGCCGACAGGGCGACCACGGCGGCCGCGGCGACAGCCGCGGAGGCCCGCATGGTCCTGCGTCCCTTGCTCATCGCTGGCATCCTCCTCTAGCAGTTCGGCGACCACGGTCTCAATGGCGGCTCTCGTCCACCGCCCCCGTCGACCATGCGTCACCGGTGATATCCGCGAAAGCATAGAACGGTGGGAACTCCCCCGCTGTGTCACTGCAATCACGAATGGAAAACGATACCCAGTGCATGATCGTGCCTTCGGGCCGTCATGTGCGGCAATGCCGTGGGACTCGGCGAGGCGGGTCTCCCACAGGCGACACTTCACGACTAAGGTCGACATGTCATCTGATCTAGACCCATTCCTGAGCGGGACATGTCTGAACTGTCGAACCCCCAGCCCATCACCGCCGGTGACGTCGCCCGAGGAGTGCGCCGGATGGCGTTCCCCTCCGTCGTGGGCGACGAGGTCTGGTGGGAGGAGGAACGCCCCGACGAGCGCCGGGTCACCCTCATGCGGCGCGACGCCGACGGCACCGTGCGCGAACTCCTCCCCGCCCCCTGGGGTGTCGGCAATCGCGTGCACGAGTACGGGGGCCGTTCGTTCCTTCCCGTGCCCCGGCGCGACGACAAGGCCATTCCGCGGATGGGCGTGGTCTTCGCCCACGCCGAGGACCAGCGCCTGTACCTGTGGGAGCGCGACGCCGGGGAACCGGTCCCCCTGACCCCGGAGCCGCACACCGAGGCCGGCCTGCGCTACGCGGACTTCTCGCTCAGCTCCGACGGGCGCTCGGTGCTGTGCGTGCGCGAGGAACACGGCCGCGCGCGGGCCTCGGGGACGGACGGCGGGCCGGGCGCGCAGGCGCCGGTCGGCGCGCCGGCCGGGGACGAGCAGACCGCGGGGGACCACGGCACGGCGGTCGAGGCCGCCGACACGGTCGCCGCGGCCGGCGCGGTGAGCCCGGTGGACACGGTGGGCCCTGCGGACACGGTGGGCCCTGCGGACACGGTGGGCCCGGTGGGCGGGACCGAGCCGGTCGCGGTCGAGCCGGCCGGGACCGACGGCGCGGCCACGGCTCCGGTCCCGGACGCCCCGCACCGGGGCCGCAGCGGCCGCGGGGGCGACATCCGCCGCTCCATCGTCGCCGTGCCCCTGTCCGGACGCGGGGCCCAGGATCCGTCCGTCATCCGCGAGCTGGCCTCGGGCGCGGACTTCTACGCCTCCCCCACCGAGTCCCCGGACGGCGGCCACCTGGCCTACGTCCGCTGGAACCACCCGCGCATGCCGTGGGACGGCACCGAACTCCGGGTGGCCCCGAGCCAGGGCACGGAGTACACGCTCAAGGGCGGCGTGGACGAGTCGGTCCTGTCCCCCCTGTGGGTGAACGACTCCACGCTCTACCTCGCCTCGGACTGGCCCGGGTGGTGGAACCTCTACCAGGCGGGCCTCAAGGGCCAGGCGATCGCGCTGTACCCGGCCGAGGAGGAGTTCCACGCCCCGCCGTGGCGCCTGGGGCACCGCTCGTTCCAGGTGCTCTCCTCGGGCCTGGTGGTCGCACTCCACGGGCTCGCCGACATGACCCCGAGCCTCTACGACCCCGAGACCCTCGACCTCACCCCGATCGCGACCGACCTCACCTCCTGGTCCCAGCTGGACTCCGACGGGGAGTCCGTCGTGGCCATCGCCGCCTCGCCCACCACGCCGCCGTGCCTGGTCCGCTTGGACCCGGCCACGGGGAGCATCGAGGTCCTGCGCACCAGCGACCTGCCCGGGGCAGGCGGTGACGCGGGCACGGCCGACGACGCCGCGCCCTTCAGGATCCCCGTCCCCCAGGCGCAGACTCTGCCCGGCCGGTACGGCGCCCCGGTCCACGTCAACGTGTACCCGCCCGAGGGCTCGGGTCCGGCGCCGTTCGTCATCCACGCGCACGGCGGACCGGTCTCGCACAGCACCAAGGAGTACGACCTGGTCAAGGCGTACTTC
This region includes:
- a CDS encoding TAXI family TRAP transporter solute-binding subunit; this encodes MSKGRRTMRASAAVAAAAVVALSACAAPEDVEGPGEAEGDGETFLQLATGSTGGTYYPLGGEIAQLWSSNIDGLQVDTFATGASVQNMRALEGETEDEEAGAIDQSELVMAINGVAMQAQESTGPFEEEPLASPDDILALGNIYPEVMQVVVKADSDIESIADLEGANVEIGPPGSGTEVAARQILEAYGLDPDEDINASDSTFGDAATALGDDQVDAAFGILSVPAAGIVEIGASNEVRLLPIDGEEAESLFELDPSYSSLTIPGGTYNGQDEDVDTLTQWAALYGTSGLDDDMAYDLVRVMYENAGDIGHDVGGQVQLETALDGLGTMELHPGAERYYQEQGVLD
- a CDS encoding TetR/AcrR family transcriptional regulator, whose translation is MNTGPHHVPVSQEHPVAQAEQSMTRSAQREQRAARILDAAGELLVTWGYPKITIEDVARRAGVGKGTVYLHFPTKEVLFLVVVLRAQAGLTDHLASTMRRSPEGILPSAMARSVYLSMGDSPVISAIMTGRSETLGTLARAAAEHSRELVADRITTSHAYFDLLIEHGLLRSDRHRDDLVYAFMSIMTGHLFAESFVTVQPGLAPPETPEHRADILADTVRAALGEEGTTDALTAAWPEVAALYEELARRARAEVDRYTQSTRDT
- a CDS encoding DUF1850 domain-containing protein, producing the protein MRSAIGRFAGAAAAALVVLVAATGAADTGTAWFAVRALSDPAAGAAPPLVQVPMAVGDRIELTHTHSVHRRPVHEVYSVLADAGLAMEEMRFDAHGANLPSGPETIDGVTTTFVRDGSGYVVDHQGRPLGTVRMVVGTADVDHRLAAGGRRIRLLDLVGPGAGVELYVQTHRVAPPGE
- a CDS encoding cytochrome P450, giving the protein MTATTPSASDQTIDLQDPELASDPDALIRRVRAVGGTAPGRFVGGLDVTLFASDEDTRTILSDRRFVVDPANAVGGTSAKSTAQMFESLGLAPELVVYMTESILGKDGSDHTRLRKLVSRAFTVRRVNELRPSVQRITDDLLSRLPDHAEDGVVDLLEHFAYPLPITVICDMVGVPERDRPLWREWSRALAEFDPTAPERMNATLGEMIDHIKAMIAQRRAAPHDDLLDALISARDEDGGRLSEPELITMVFTLVIAGHETTANLLANGTHALLTHRDQWDALRADPGLLPSAVHEMLRWCGIALVTQLRYASEDVELRGGRVSRGEPVVAVLGAANRDPDVYPEPDRFDITRHHGKPGEAHVGFGHGLHYCLGAALARQEAQVAFQALTAAYPDLALVPGREPEFVPKPGNRRFKDLHVRL
- a CDS encoding TRAP transporter permease, producing MTTDPKAAGDPGGDPTGGGDTIAGASSTEDLAGIQKDLEALEAHDYTEDTGIEGTRSQLQTIWRWSVFFVALALAMFHLWTAFTQTLPPLQQRSFHLALGLGLVFLLYPTKPRGTGSHGPFYGISMAFSGLLVGYLAVGTLSGSNTSMYLYLPQAVFGGLALVLLGAAGWYLWRTRASEAATRPQAAAGWTLLIGAALISLDLVTSDAAGGFFFLPILGLVLVVVALALAVALLRHPSVFPDWLWPAVTRWGLTATGAAALAYMSLSGIAGWNVVGPALAILVIVQLARYTHVTIMGMPVFDVVLAGLGLFAGLYMFVNYRAIVTTVGILNPTYVMVGTIGILLILVAAGRVLGPALVVLASALIAFAYFGQSMPGFLRHRGSSVDQIVTNLYVSTEGVFGTPLGISATFIFLFMIFAAMLQRTGMERFFTDLALGATGHSTGGTAKVGIVTSAFSGTITGSSVANTVSNGAFTIPMMKKSGYKPEYAGAVEAASSTGGQIMPPIMGAGAFIMIEFTGASYQQILTAAAIPAVMFFVSQYVVVHYDAKRMGIGGLPREMLPNLRVLMLTRGYLLAPVIAIFALLSMGYSPMFSAMGAVVATVAMNLLIQFITLPWTRVDGRLRPQAPRVAAANALRLSLPIIIAAAAAGLVVVGVETLLTGMNRGMQAMVISLLLAAIGMVAMALFTSWKDSEEDKLNLHGFLDGLVGASRLAIPIIVACASAGIIAGVITTTDLGLKLSRGLLGLAEGISSAFASLLTSVATSPVLAWTGAGADFGTEAVSTMRVDLFLVLVMSMIACLVLGIGLPTTANYVITATLAAPAIVAVLQGEFETRTLAMLLMAHLFVYYFGVLADITPPVCLAAYAASGISGGDPIRTGFYAVRIAIAAFVMPYMFVFSPELLLQDVTWVSGTVAAVTGIVGAAMVALGLVGYLDRPMAWYQRLAVIVGGLMLVSASWTTNVIGLALIVAVIGYEKVRTSRRGGPEPVTGPAGSADGAEAGSAAESGEGAKD
- a CDS encoding prolyl oligopeptidase family serine peptidase, with amino-acid sequence MGVVFAHAEDQRLYLWERDAGEPVPLTPEPHTEAGLRYADFSLSSDGRSVLCVREEHGRARASGTDGGPGAQAPVGAPAGDEQTAGDHGTAVEAADTVAAAGAVSPVDTVGPADTVGPADTVGPVGGTEPVAVEPAGTDGAATAPVPDAPHRGRSGRGGDIRRSIVAVPLSGRGAQDPSVIRELASGADFYASPTESPDGGHLAYVRWNHPRMPWDGTELRVAPSQGTEYTLKGGVDESVLSPLWVNDSTLYLASDWPGWWNLYQAGLKGQAIALYPAEEEFHAPPWRLGHRSFQVLSSGLVVALHGLADMTPSLYDPETLDLTPIATDLTSWSQLDSDGESVVAIAASPTTPPCLVRLDPATGSIEVLRTSDLPGAGGDAGTADDAAPFRIPVPQAQTLPGRYGAPVHVNVYPPEGSGPAPFVIHAHGGPVSHSTKEYDLVKAYFTSRGIGVADVNYGGSTGYGRSYRKRIHKEWGVVDVEDAIGVARSLVDQGLADPDRLAVRGPSAGGLTALMALTADTFACGVSYYGVADLLGLAESTHDFESRFLDSLVGTLPGFTERYRERSPINRIDEIDVPVLLLQGTADPVVTPDQARTMAAALGERGVPHALVEFEGEGHGFRSAEARIRALETELAFYARVFDTDFGLGVRPLTLSTAPPERPRAAEPEPGPDAAPTQAGSLSANGSAGTEEALEREHQSG
- the miaB gene encoding tRNA (N6-isopentenyl adenosine(37)-C2)-methylthiotransferase MiaB; this translates as MRTYGCQMNVHDSERLSGLLEDAGYARAAEDTAADIVVFNTCAVRENADNRLYGNLGHLRPVKDANPGMQIAVGGCLAQKDRGEIVRRAPWVDVVFGTHNIGSLPTLLERARVQREAQVEIAESLEHFPSTLPSRRESAYAAWVSISVGCNNTCTFCIVPALRGKEQDRRPGDVLAEARALVDEGVSEITLLGQNVNAYGSGFGDRQAFSKLLRACGEIEGLERVRFTSPHPRDFTDDVIEAMAQTPNVMPQLHMPLQSGSSKVLKDMRRSYRQERFLGIVDKVRAAMPDAAITTDIIVGFPGETEEDFAETLHVVREARFAMAFTFQYSKRPGTPAATMDDQVPPEVVKDRYQRLVDLQDQISWEENQKLVGREVELLVAEGEGKKDGEHHRLSGRAPDNRLVHFAVGDGERPRPGDTVTVGVTYAAPHHLVADSGIRELRRTRAGDAWAARNGAPVRADKPEVLLGMPKVGVPAEQPAAVGGCCDA
- a CDS encoding MFS transporter — protein: MDTTTHTTTKGSSDRLPAGVYLLGFSLFAMGSAEFLLAGVLPEVAADLDVTLSSAGFLITAFALGVVIGGPPFAVLSLRWPRRTALMASQGLFAVGIVIGLLGGYEVLLLTRLVSGVAYAGFFAVASVTAISLVTPDRNARASGVVVSGLGLAMVAGGPAGTLLSHVTDWRGGFWAVVALTVAGIVACRLGLPAAASGADRPHGANGATGPRLSRELTTMRRPMLWVVYAITVLTTAAYMITFNFLAAILTEVTAVPQVWIPVVLALFGVGAVVGLSVGGRVSDRFPHATLLTGVSALVVLSVVMAAAAQQVWAVLPTVLLMGFAAFVLNPALYGRVFAIAADAPTLAGATTVSAFQLGISATPALAAVALTQGAALTSVSVIGAVLAAAAVPLILLDRTRRGS